From a single Pseudophryne corroboree isolate aPseCor3 chromosome 6, aPseCor3.hap2, whole genome shotgun sequence genomic region:
- the LOC134934089 gene encoding olfactory receptor 11A1-like, translated as MINKTLVEEFLLLGFQVDHHYRVLLFIFFLALYILTILGNLLIIVLVCTYRKLQSPMYIFMSNLSLADIIFSTNIVPNMLVITLKERPTICVNECIAQFFFYGMLGSTECFLLTVMSYDRYLAICNPLKYTYIMDFKLQQILLAVSWVTSATVTLLPVVLLHRLYFCGPSVIDHFFCDLDPILDLSCSDTGIVKVETFISSIYVVLLPFLVVISSYVRILLTILKIPSTESRQKTFSTCSTHLLVVCTYFLTIITVYSNPSKTYSSNAQKVRSLLYTVLTPLFNPVIYALRNKEIKNAISCLMIQFISVINYQDKTPNSIK; from the coding sequence ATGATTAATAAGACATTAGTTGAGGAATTCCTTCTTCTGGGGTTTCAAGTAGATCATCACTATAGAGTTTTACTCTTCATTTTTTTTCTTGCATTATATATACTAACCATACTTGGAAATCTGCTTATCATTGTATTGGTGTGTACTTATAGAAAATTGCAATCACCTATGTACATTTTCATGTCTAATCTATCTTTGGCTGACATAATATTTAGTACGAATATTGTCCCTAACATGCTGGTGATTACACTCAAAGAGAGACCAACAATCTGTGTCAATGAGTGTATTGCCCAGTTCTTCTTCTATGGAATGTTAGGTAGCACGGAATGTTTCCTTCTCACGGTGATGTCCTATGATCGATACCTCGCCATCTGTAACCCCTTGAAATATACATACATTATGGACTTTAAGCTCCAACAAATTCTACTTGCTGTATCATGGGTGACAAGTGCCACTGTAACTCTTTTGCCTGTTGTTCTTTTGCACCGGTTATATTTCTGTGGACCCTCTGTTatagaccactttttctgtgatctTGATCCAATTTTGGATCTTTCTTGCTCAGACACCGGGATTGTTAAAGTAGAAACCTTTATATCTTCAATCTATGTTGTTCTCCTCCCATTTTTAGTTGTCATTTCTTCTTATGTACGTATTCTCCTTACCATCTTGAAGATTCCTTCAACTGAAAGCCGGCAGAAGACATTCTCCACCTGTAGTACTCATCTGCTTGTTGTGTGCACCTATTTCTTGACTATAATAACCGTTTACAGTAATCCATCCAAAACATATTCCTCAAATGCCCAAAAAGTACGATCATTGCTATATACAGTGTTGACCCCACTGTTTAATCCAGTTATATATGCTCTAAGGAATAAGGAGATCAAAAATGCAATTAGCTGTCTGATGATTCAATTCATTTCAGTTATTAATTATCAAGACAAAACACCAAATTCAATTAAGTGA